Genomic segment of Burkholderia pyrrocinia:
AGCCTGAAAACGATCTACAACCGGCTCGCGCAACTGGAAGACGAAGCGGAAAAACCGGATTCCTGATTGGATGCCGCCGCGATCGCGCTCATGCCGCCGTTTCCGTACGCCGATGCGCGTCGCCCTCGAGCCGGCCGCGCATGCGCCCGACGTGCGGCGCAATCGCGCGCCGCTCGCGCGGGTCATGGCATGAAGATCTCCGGGGGGCGCGGCCGGGCTGCCGGTTTTACCCGGCGAACATGCGCGGTGCCCACCTGTCGCACGCCGGTGGACGGCCACCGCCCATCCGGCAGGAGCGTGTCCGATGATTGAAATTGCACGACCGCAGGCCGGAAGTTACGTAACGGCCGTGATGCTGGTCGCGATCGCGACCGTGCTGCAGGCGCTCGCGATCCGCTTCGGCGGCGTGAACCTGCCATTGGTCCTGTACTACCCGCTGCTCGCGGGCGCCGCATGGGCGACGTCGTTCCTGTTCGGGGCGATCTCGACCGTGATCAGCGGGATGCTCGTGTGGACGCTGTTCCTGTCCGATCCGGCCGCCTACACGGAGCCGCTGCCCGACCGGCTCGTGCGGCTCGGCACGTTCATGCTGGTCGGCGCGCTGGTGTGCGCGATCGCGACGATGCTGCGTCACACGCGGCTCACGAACAACCAGGCGCACCGGCGCGAAATGGCCGCGCGACAGCAGCTCGAGGCCGTGCTGCAGGCGCTGCCGTACGGCGTGATCGCGGCCGATACGAAAGGGCGGCTGACCTACATGAACGCGGCCGCGGCCGAGCTTGCCGGTTGCGAGCCGGAAGACGCGACGGGGCAGCTCGTGCGCGACGTGCTGCGGATCGTCGACCGCGACGGCCGTCGCGTGCAGACGACGCCGCTCGAGCGCGCGCTCGACGGTGCGAAGACGGTGTCCGACCGGCACTGGCTGCATGCGCCCGGCGACGGCGATCCGGTGTCGATCGTCGAGCTCGCCGCGCCGATCGGCGACACGCACGGCAACGTCGACGGCGCCGTGCTGCTGCTGCGCGACGGCGGCGCGAACCGCTCGCGCGCCGACGCGTCGCGCCTGCAGCGCGCCGTCGTCGACGCGGCGCCGGACGCGATCGTCGGCGTCGACGGCCGCGGCCGCATCGTGAGCTGGAACCCCGCCGCGCAGCGGATGTTCGGCTACGACGCCGCCGATGCGCACGGTCGCGGCTTCAATACGCTGATCGCGACGCGCTGGTTGAAGCGCCATCCGCTGCCGGACACGTTCGACGGCATCCGCGAAGCGATCGGCCCGCTCGACCTGCTGTGCGTGCGGCGCGATGGCCGGCGCTTTCGCGCGACCCTGGCGGCGTGCCCGGTGCGCGGCGATGCGCGCGCCTGCGTCGCGCTGTCGGTGATGCTGCGCGAGGTCGGTGCGCAGCGCCGGCGCGACCTGCGTGCGCGGCGCTTGCTGCAGCGGGCGCGCGATGCGCGCGACCAGGCCGATACGTCGAGCCGCCTGAAGGACGAACTGCTCGCGACCGTGTCGCATGAACTGCGCACGCCGCTGAACGTGATCTACGGCTGGATCGAGGTATTGCGCAACGCGGGCGACAACGCGCTGCAGCAGCAGGCGATCGATGCGATCGACCGCAGCGCCCGCTCGCTCACGCGGATGGTCGGCGACATTCTCGATGCGTCGTCGCTCGCGACCGGCAAGCTGCGGCTCGATGCGATGCCGGTCGACATCGTGCGGCTGTTCTCCGACTCGGTCGGCGCGTTCCAGACCGCGGCGGCGTCCGCCGGCATCGTGCTCGAGTTCGATTGCGCGGCGACCACCTGCATCGTGTCAGGCGATGCCGAGCGGTTGCGGCAGATGCTGTCGAACCTCGTGTCGAACGCGCTCAAGTTCACGCCGGCCGGTGGCGCCGTGACGGTCGGGCTGGTGCACGACGCCGCGCACGCGAGGCTGACCGTGTCGGACACGGGGCAGGGCGTCGCGCCGGAATTCGTGCCCTACGTGTTCGACATGTTTCGCCGCGCGGACGATTCGCCCGCGTCGTCGCGGCGCGGGCTCGGCCTCGGCCTGTCGATCGTGCGGCATATCGTCGAGCTGCACGGCGGCCGCGTGAGCGTCGAGAGCGCCGGGCGCAATCGCGGCACGACGTTTACGGTGATGTTGCCGGCCGGCTGGCAGCCGATGGGCGCGATGGCCTGGGGGGGCGCGCAGGCGCACGGCCGTTACGAGCCGCTCGTGCTGAATGCGCAACGCATCCTGATCGTCGACGACGATGCGACGACGCGCGCGAGCCTCACCGCTGCGCTGACCATGTTCGGCGCGGCCGTCGCGATCGCGTCGTCGGGCCGGGAAGCGCTCGCGGTGGCCGCCGACATGCGGCCGACCGTCGTGCTGTCCGATCTCGCGATGCCGGACGGCGACGGCTTCTGGCTGCTCGACGCGTTGCGGCGCGGCGCGCCGGACGGCGCCGGCGGGCCGCCCGACGTGCGCGTGCTGGCCGTCACGGCGCACGCGGGTATTGCCGACGAACGCCGCGCGCTCGAGGCCGGGTTCGACGGTTATCTGTGCAAGCCGGTCGACGTGCGCGAACTGGCGCACAAGATCGCCGACGTGACGAAGCTCGACGGCTGACGCGCGGCGTGACCCGTGCGGGTCATGACGCGGGCGCGGGCCGGCTTTGCGTGCCGATGTGCGCGAGTCCGCTTGCGCGCGGCGTCGGGATTCGGCCGCCGCGGGCGCGGATTGTCCGACGGCAGCGGCCGGATAGTAGCGGCCGGAACGTGATCGCGACCGTCGCGCCGACGATCCGCACGACCTCGCGCACGACGTCGATCATCGCGATCTCGCTGTCGCTGCCAATTCTGGCCGCCGGCGTCGCCGCCGCCGATTCCCCCCAGCGGCGATGCGTGCTCACTGATCAACGCGATTTTTTGCATGGTGTCGCTCCCCGTATCGAGGGCCGCGCCGATGGGCCCCGTCGCCTGGCCATCGGCATGCCCGGTGAATCGCGGGCGGGATCGCCCGTCGTCGCGTCACAAAATTTCAACGCGTTGGATGAAACGCGGTGCCGCCGAGCGCGGCGATCACGCGCGGCCGCACCGCGTCGAGTTCGCGCTCGAGCCAGTAGCGGCATGCTGCCACCTCGCGTTGCGCGGGTGTCTTGTGCAGCCGCCGCTTGCCGCGCGGCTCCCACTTGAAGTGCTTGACGGCGTTCGTCAGGTAGACGTGCGAGCGCTCGATTCCGGCTTCTTAGAGCGCACGGTCGAGCATGCGGCCGCGAACGCCAGCACGCCGGCGAAGACGAGCAGTGCCGCGCTCATCGCGAACGTCGCGCGATAGCCGTGCGCGTCGTACAGCAGGCCGCCCGTCGTCGCGCCGAGCGCGATCGCAAGCCGCCTAAAACGCCGCAGGACCTGCTCGATCACGACTGCGTGACGCTGCGGCTCGCGACCGCGAAGGGCAATTATGCGTGGGAGCTGAAGAAGGGCAGGAACGAGATCCAGGCGCGCGTGAAGGGGCGGATCACCTGCAATACGCAGCCGCACCTGGTGCAGGCGGCGCTCGACGGGTTCGGGATCGCGTTCGTCACCGAAGACATCGTGCTCGAACACGTGCGCAGCGGGAAGCTGCGCATCGTGATGCCGGACTGGTGCCCGGTCTTTCCCGGCTATCACGCGTACTACCCGAGCCGCCGCCAGGCATCGCGCGCGTTCTCCATCGTGATCGATGCGCTGCGGCATCGCGCGTAGCGGGCGTCCGAGTCGGGCATCTCCCGGCTGGGTGCGCCTGCCCGAATCATGCAAAATACCCGCCATCTGAAATGGCGGAGGCGTGGCCCGTGGGAATCAACTTCGATTTGACCGACTTGCAGGCGTTTCGCGCGGTGGTGGAGCTGGGAAGCTTCCGAAAGGCCGCCGACGCGATCAGCATTTCGCAGCCCGCTTTGAGTCGCCGGATCGACAAACTCGAGGAAGCGCTCGGCGTGCGGTTGTTCGAGCGCACCACCCGCAGCGTCACGCTGACCACCGTCGGGCGCGTGTTCGCGCCGAGCGCCGAGCAACTGCTGGACGATCTCGACGTCGCGCTGCTCGGCATCCGCGACGTTTCATCGAGCCGCCTCGGTCATGTGACGATCGCATGCGTGCCGTCGGTGGCCTACTACTTCTTGCCGAACGTGATCGCGAGCTATCATCGCCGCTTTCCGCGCATCAGGGTCAAGCTGCTGGATGCGAGCGCGAACGACGTGCTGGGCGCGGTCATCAGCGGCGAGGCCGATTTCGGCGTGAGTTTCATGGGCAGTCAGGAGCCCGAGATCGAGTTCAAGCTGCTGCTGCAGGAACGGTTTGTCGCCGCGTGCCGGCGCGATCATCCGCTCGCGGGCAAGAAGCGCGTGACCTGGAACGAGCTTTACGAGTACGAGTATGTGTCGGTGGACAAGACTTCCGGCAACCGCCTGTTGCTCGACCAGGCGCTGACGAGCGTCGCGCCGCGTGCGCCGAGCGTGTGCGAGACGCGCCACGTGACGACCCTGCTCGGGTTGATCGAAGCGGGGCTCGGCGTCGCCGCGGTACCGTCGATGGCGATGCCCGGACATGACCATCCCGTACTCACGAGCGTGCCCCTCGTCGAACCGGTGGTCAAGCGCCGGGTGGGCATCGTGAAACGGCGCGGACGCGCGCTGACGCCGGCCGCGGAGGCGTTTCACCAGGCGATTGTCGACGCGAAACGCGGCGGCGCCGCAAGCAGCGATGCATCGAAGTGACGAAGATGAAGCGTACGACCGGAACATCGAGGAAGATCGCATCGTGAGGCTGGCAAGACCGCTTCGTTCGCTTTACGTGCAGGTCCTGCTGGCGATGGTGTTCGGCATGAGCGTCGGCCACTTCTGGCCGTCGGCGGGCGCGATGCTCAAGCCGCTCAGCGATGCATTCGTCGGCCTCGTGCGGATGATGATCGCGCCGATCGTGTTTTGCACGATCGTCTCCGGCATCACGTCGCTGGCGAACGGAAAAGCCATCGGGCGCACGATCGTGCGCGCGCTGGCGCTTTTTTATCTGCTGACCGCCGTCGCCCTCGCATTCGGGCTCGTC
This window contains:
- a CDS encoding LysR family transcriptional regulator, which produces MGINFDLTDLQAFRAVVELGSFRKAADAISISQPALSRRIDKLEEALGVRLFERTTRSVTLTTVGRVFAPSAEQLLDDLDVALLGIRDVSSSRLGHVTIACVPSVAYYFLPNVIASYHRRFPRIRVKLLDASANDVLGAVISGEADFGVSFMGSQEPEIEFKLLLQERFVAACRRDHPLAGKKRVTWNELYEYEYVSVDKTSGNRLLLDQALTSVAPRAPSVCETRHVTTLLGLIEAGLGVAAVPSMAMPGHDHPVLTSVPLVEPVVKRRVGIVKRRGRALTPAAEAFHQAIVDAKRGGAASSDASK
- a CDS encoding ATP-binding protein — its product is MIEIARPQAGSYVTAVMLVAIATVLQALAIRFGGVNLPLVLYYPLLAGAAWATSFLFGAISTVISGMLVWTLFLSDPAAYTEPLPDRLVRLGTFMLVGALVCAIATMLRHTRLTNNQAHRREMAARQQLEAVLQALPYGVIAADTKGRLTYMNAAAAELAGCEPEDATGQLVRDVLRIVDRDGRRVQTTPLERALDGAKTVSDRHWLHAPGDGDPVSIVELAAPIGDTHGNVDGAVLLLRDGGANRSRADASRLQRAVVDAAPDAIVGVDGRGRIVSWNPAAQRMFGYDAADAHGRGFNTLIATRWLKRHPLPDTFDGIREAIGPLDLLCVRRDGRRFRATLAACPVRGDARACVALSVMLREVGAQRRRDLRARRLLQRARDARDQADTSSRLKDELLATVSHELRTPLNVIYGWIEVLRNAGDNALQQQAIDAIDRSARSLTRMVGDILDASSLATGKLRLDAMPVDIVRLFSDSVGAFQTAAASAGIVLEFDCAATTCIVSGDAERLRQMLSNLVSNALKFTPAGGAVTVGLVHDAAHARLTVSDTGQGVAPEFVPYVFDMFRRADDSPASSRRGLGLGLSIVRHIVELHGGRVSVESAGRNRGTTFTVMLPAGWQPMGAMAWGGAQAHGRYEPLVLNAQRILIVDDDATTRASLTAALTMFGAAVAIASSGREALAVAADMRPTVVLSDLAMPDGDGFWLLDALRRGAPDGAGGPPDVRVLAVTAHAGIADERRALEAGFDGYLCKPVDVRELAHKIADVTKLDG